A genomic segment from Mycolicibacterium tusciae JS617 encodes:
- a CDS encoding peroxiredoxin-like family protein, producing the protein MQVKSGDAVVADEWRTITGATVTVPDPEQLVHLQFRRFAGCPICNVHLQSVIKRHDEITAHGIREVVMFHSTPEELDTYVDDLPFDLVADPDRTLYRRFGVETSVRAVVDPRSAAPIVKGMMDRSLAGKLRLSAGMHRANGGHLGLPADILIDTDGTVIDAKYGKHAGDQWSVDELLQHARARR; encoded by the coding sequence ATGCAGGTCAAGTCCGGAGATGCCGTCGTAGCCGACGAATGGCGCACCATCACGGGCGCCACGGTCACCGTGCCCGATCCGGAACAGCTCGTCCACCTTCAGTTTCGGCGTTTCGCGGGCTGCCCGATCTGCAACGTGCATCTGCAGTCGGTGATCAAGCGTCACGACGAGATCACGGCACACGGCATCCGCGAGGTGGTGATGTTTCATTCCACGCCCGAGGAGCTCGACACCTACGTCGATGACCTGCCGTTCGATCTCGTCGCCGACCCGGACCGCACGCTCTACCGACGGTTCGGGGTGGAGACCTCGGTCCGGGCGGTGGTCGATCCACGCTCGGCGGCGCCCATCGTCAAGGGCATGATGGACCGTTCCCTGGCCGGGAAGTTGCGGCTATCGGCCGGGATGCATCGGGCCAACGGGGGCCATCTTGGTCTGCCCGCCGACATCTTGATCGACACCGACGGCACCGTCATCGACGCCAAATACGGCAAGCACGCCGGAGATCAGTGGTCCGTTGACGAACTGCTCCAACACGCCAGGGCGCGGCGCTGA
- a CDS encoding TetR family transcriptional regulator, whose protein sequence is MTDRGRRARAAIVEAAAVLIYQRGVRATSLDDVLAVAGCGKSQLYHYFDDKAELVGAVIDRQLEIVLAAQPALPNIDSWAMFDAWLAGIVQMHSAPGGPFACPLGKLAAELMDDDAFRPGLDAALGRWVALLGEGLCTMRERGELTADADPDRLAANVIASLQGGMLVGRVRADITPMRDAVDVARAQLRRWCPVAADRPSPTR, encoded by the coding sequence GTGACCGACCGGGGGCGGCGGGCGCGCGCCGCCATCGTGGAGGCCGCCGCGGTGCTGATCTACCAACGTGGTGTCCGGGCAACCAGTCTCGACGACGTGCTCGCGGTGGCGGGTTGCGGAAAGTCGCAGCTGTACCACTACTTCGACGACAAGGCCGAGCTTGTCGGAGCCGTCATCGACCGGCAGTTGGAGATCGTGCTCGCCGCCCAGCCCGCGCTCCCGAACATCGACTCGTGGGCGATGTTCGACGCGTGGCTGGCCGGCATTGTGCAGATGCACTCGGCCCCCGGCGGCCCGTTCGCCTGTCCGTTGGGGAAGTTGGCCGCCGAGTTGATGGACGACGACGCCTTCCGGCCGGGCCTGGATGCGGCGCTCGGCCGGTGGGTGGCACTGCTCGGCGAGGGGCTGTGCACGATGCGGGAACGCGGCGAGCTCACCGCCGACGCCGACCCCGATCGTTTGGCCGCCAATGTTATTGCGTCGCTGCAGGGCGGCATGCTGGTCGGCCGGGTGCGCGCCGACATCACCCCGATGCGCGATGCGGTCGACGTCGCGCGGGCGCAGCTTCGACGGTGGTGCCCAGTCGCCGCCGACCGACCATCCCCAACCCGCTAG
- a CDS encoding haloalkane dehalogenase: protein MDVLRTPDERFAALTDFPFTPRYVEVDSGDGGQLRMHYLDEGPSDGQVVLLLHGEPSWSYLYRWMIPVLVDAGLRAVAIDLVGFGRSDKPTSRDDYTYQAHVDWTWAAIEGIGMADVTLVCQDWGGLIGLRLVGEHPERFARVVAANTMLPTGDHHPGEAFLAWQKFSQEVPLFPAGQIVNGGSLSALSPEVIAAYDAPFPDASYQAGARQFPMLVPISPDDPAAPANRKAWAALGRFEKPFLSAFSDSDPITGAAEPVLRAQVPGARGQARVTIVGAGHFLQEDKGRELAEAVITFVSANPC, encoded by the coding sequence ATGGACGTATTGCGCACTCCCGACGAGCGATTCGCCGCGTTGACCGACTTTCCCTTCACGCCGCGCTATGTCGAGGTCGACTCCGGCGACGGCGGCCAGTTGCGGATGCACTACCTCGACGAGGGCCCGTCCGACGGCCAGGTGGTGCTGTTGCTGCACGGCGAGCCGTCGTGGAGTTACCTGTACCGGTGGATGATTCCGGTGCTCGTCGATGCTGGGCTGCGGGCGGTGGCGATCGACCTGGTCGGTTTCGGGCGCAGCGACAAGCCCACCAGCCGAGACGATTACACCTATCAGGCCCACGTGGATTGGACGTGGGCGGCGATCGAGGGGATCGGGATGGCCGACGTCACGCTGGTGTGTCAGGACTGGGGCGGGCTGATCGGGCTGCGCCTCGTCGGCGAGCATCCGGAGCGGTTCGCCCGGGTGGTGGCGGCCAACACCATGCTGCCGACCGGTGATCATCATCCCGGTGAGGCCTTCCTGGCGTGGCAGAAGTTCAGTCAGGAAGTGCCGTTGTTCCCCGCCGGGCAGATCGTCAACGGCGGATCCCTGTCCGCGCTGTCGCCCGAGGTGATCGCGGCCTACGACGCCCCGTTCCCCGACGCCAGCTACCAGGCCGGGGCCAGGCAGTTCCCCATGCTCGTCCCGATCAGTCCAGATGACCCGGCGGCGCCGGCCAACCGCAAGGCGTGGGCGGCGTTGGGTCGCTTCGAAAAACCTTTCCTGTCAGCATTTTCCGACTCAGATCCCATCACGGGTGCGGCTGAGCCGGTGCTGCGCGCGCAGGTCCCCGGCGCACGTGGGCAAGCCCGCGTGACGATCGTCGGCGCCGGCCACTTCCTACAGGAAGACAAAGGCCGTGAACTCGCCGAAGCCGTCATAACGTTCGTGAGCGCCAACCCGTGCTGA
- a CDS encoding IS630 family transposase, with product MRQPAPALLVSAGQREVLESVARSSSAPHREVVRARALLMAADGLANTAIARSFSVSPASVSGWRARFAEEGLVKFAQVREGRGRKKTIPQDKIDEIVDLTLNYRPAGETHWSCRTMAAATGVSKSTVQQVWSARGLKPHRVETFKLSNDPKFEEKLVDVVGLYLNPPEKAIVLCADEKSSVQALDRTQASLPMVKGRGETMPHDYKRNGTTTLFAALDVLTGTIISQCMPRHRHQEWLKFLKTIDRQVPTDLQIHLILDNYATHKHDDVRQWLDKHPRFHLHFTPTSSSWLNLVERWFRELTDKALRRGVFHSVPDLVASIQEYIDTHNDDPRPYVWTATAESILAKVARGRIALEKVS from the coding sequence ATGAGGCAACCCGCTCCGGCGCTGCTGGTATCTGCAGGACAGCGTGAAGTTCTTGAGTCTGTGGCGCGGTCGTCGTCGGCGCCGCATCGTGAGGTGGTCCGCGCGCGGGCTTTGTTGATGGCGGCGGACGGTCTGGCGAACACGGCTATCGCGCGGTCGTTTTCGGTGTCGCCGGCGTCGGTCAGCGGGTGGCGCGCCCGGTTCGCCGAGGAGGGGCTGGTCAAGTTCGCGCAGGTCCGCGAGGGTCGGGGCCGCAAGAAGACGATCCCGCAGGACAAGATCGACGAGATCGTGGATCTGACGCTGAATTACCGCCCGGCCGGTGAAACCCATTGGAGCTGCCGGACCATGGCTGCGGCCACCGGGGTGTCGAAATCGACTGTGCAGCAGGTGTGGTCGGCGCGGGGCCTCAAACCGCATCGGGTCGAGACGTTCAAGCTGTCCAACGATCCGAAGTTCGAAGAGAAGCTGGTCGATGTCGTCGGGCTCTATCTGAATCCGCCGGAGAAAGCGATCGTATTGTGCGCTGATGAGAAGTCCTCGGTGCAGGCGCTCGACCGCACCCAGGCATCGCTGCCGATGGTCAAGGGCCGCGGTGAGACGATGCCCCACGACTACAAGCGCAACGGCACCACCACCTTGTTCGCCGCACTCGACGTGCTGACCGGCACGATCATCAGCCAGTGCATGCCTCGGCACCGGCATCAGGAATGGTTGAAATTCCTCAAGACCATCGACCGGCAGGTGCCCACAGATCTGCAGATCCACCTGATCCTGGACAACTACGCCACCCACAAGCACGACGACGTCCGCCAGTGGCTGGACAAACACCCCCGATTCCACCTCCACTTCACCCCTACGTCGTCGTCGTGGCTCAACCTCGTCGAACGCTGGTTCCGGGAACTGACCGACAAAGCGTTGCGGCGCGGCGTCTTTCACTCCGTGCCCGACCTCGTCGCCTCCATCCAGGAATACATTGACACCCATAACGACGACCCGAGACCCTACGTGTGGACCGCCACCGCCGAGTCCATCCTCGCCAAGGTCGCACGCGGTCGGATCGCCCTCGAAAAAGTCAGCTAA
- a CDS encoding cytochrome c biogenesis protein CcdA, producing the protein MQRVSYRCWSWRCVGGEQRTLEGATWRPGGQTRSRCFLTVTAGARSTADRARSPTSGYNTPKSPRKGAAYGLASFCSGPILGAVLTVAAAGAEPLRGALPLGVYAAGMTAPLLVLAAAWRRFNLGRRTWLRERAFHIGPVHLHTTSTIGGLLFIGIGVTFAFFGGVSGLPTVSPRLALRVENATAALAGHVPDIALLLVLAGVVMLVLRYRLRRGSAKTRSAVDDLGDVQERGDSVPPPSRTLPTVPRSRDALQQRQ; encoded by the coding sequence GTGCAACGCGTTTCGTATCGGTGTTGGAGCTGGCGGTGTGTCGGTGGCGAGCAGCGGACGCTCGAAGGTGCAACGTGGCGACCAGGTGGTCAAACCCGTTCTCGATGTTTCCTCACCGTAACGGCAGGGGCTCGATCCACCGCTGATCGCGCTCGGTCACCTACGTCCGGTTACAACACTCCGAAGTCCCCAAGGAAGGGGGCGGCGTATGGTCTGGCTAGCTTCTGCTCCGGACCGATCCTCGGGGCGGTGCTCACAGTGGCCGCCGCCGGCGCCGAACCGCTGCGCGGTGCGCTACCACTCGGTGTATATGCCGCGGGAATGACGGCACCGTTGTTGGTGTTAGCCGCTGCCTGGCGACGATTCAACCTTGGACGCCGAACGTGGTTGCGCGAAAGGGCATTCCACATCGGACCCGTGCACCTGCACACGACCTCCACCATCGGAGGATTGCTCTTCATCGGAATCGGCGTGACGTTTGCCTTCTTCGGTGGCGTCTCGGGACTCCCGACCGTCAGCCCTCGGCTTGCTCTGCGGGTCGAGAACGCCACAGCGGCCCTCGCGGGTCACGTTCCCGATATCGCGCTGTTGCTCGTCCTGGCCGGTGTCGTAATGCTGGTGCTGCGCTACCGGTTGCGGCGCGGGTCGGCAAAAACCCGCTCCGCTGTTGACGATCTGGGCGACGTTCAGGAGCGCGGTGACTCAGTGCCACCGCCTAGCCGAACCTTGCCAACGGTGCCGCGCAGTCGCGACGCGCTGCAGCAGCGGCAGTGA
- a CDS encoding arabinosyltransferase domain-containing protein, producing the protein MVTTADAATSTARTRIGAILAIILGLVGVAIGLALPFMPVTATEATVTWPIPGQPATSTTAFFVPYRPAELTATVPCTAIRADAGDRTSTVLATGPEGDGLVLKSGPHGAELLLGHRSVPLGDTAAGEDCGITVRAAANGVTISDRKGPAIDLPGESVPKVFGFRTDLDPARAAGMTVVARTASAFATRPTTSKELFVAVQLVAVLTAFGLLVHAGRRVDPPVRSAGTSRRTAHLGTTWVDVAVIAVLLGWAVIGPLSVDDGWATTIARTYAATGNAGNYYRWWNASEAPFAFSQQILATLTRVSLQPVWLRLPSTLLAVGTWFVLSRGVLRAALPAVADTARIRLLAGLCLLVAWLPFNLGERPESYVAFGLTAVVGLLWRARSPVALGGAALVIGLTVPISPTSIVLAAPVAVFAFRAIKILHRTASTTLELLARVVLLACVASVGLTVVFADQTVDGVITATDWHTFFGPSLPWYDEPDRYRYLLGEGQQGSFAKRSSLLLALALLPTVGMLFARRSERSDEMRSAARLAAVVVIALGLLSLVPSKWSYHLGALAGLLASFMAVSVAALVIRTRMPVVDRSAAVIATVGGALMVAAASLAFAGANAWWLPEVADVPWAVGQVRPFGVPLDSAPVWVGVWVLALAALAAIFARRRTGAVVRALITAPAVLTVLAAATALLVLVSSFVAAPIRRPSGSLAVANLRWLAGRSACGIADDVEVLRDDEPLRQASMFEDLDGFVALGGFDQDWPPPDPPGFGASTDLWGSLVDGRQHTATMTSPWFMLAPLGSAEGLSVSVSGRTDGGNEVFFEFGRSSGDRPVGAAQYGVTVLADVAPSDRAVPAGGPERRLWRTVTVDAAQLPAGADRVRIRARDAGDDPAAGLALTGPRRHTVISLTDFLADHGPVLESWPQSFLLPCVHDIAGVADGLARTPRALIVASGPWFTQPSDQRIGGVFAGLVAYGGLHEVATRLAGNPDIDWGRLLLTSGWAHQDAYQRRSVGIQRSGHEEGRRVYQAQLPP; encoded by the coding sequence TTGGTAACGACAGCGGACGCAGCCACCAGCACCGCCCGCACTCGGATCGGCGCGATTCTCGCGATCATCCTGGGGTTGGTGGGTGTCGCGATCGGGCTGGCATTGCCGTTCATGCCCGTTACTGCCACCGAGGCGACGGTCACCTGGCCGATTCCCGGCCAGCCTGCAACCTCGACGACGGCGTTCTTCGTGCCGTACCGGCCGGCCGAACTCACCGCGACGGTGCCCTGCACGGCGATCCGCGCCGACGCCGGCGACCGCACCAGCACGGTGTTGGCCACCGGCCCCGAGGGCGACGGGCTGGTGTTGAAGAGCGGCCCTCACGGAGCCGAGCTGTTGTTGGGGCACCGCAGCGTGCCGCTCGGCGACACCGCCGCGGGCGAGGATTGCGGCATCACCGTGCGCGCGGCAGCCAACGGTGTCACCATTTCCGACCGCAAGGGTCCGGCGATCGACTTGCCCGGCGAGTCGGTGCCGAAGGTGTTCGGATTTCGTACCGACCTCGATCCTGCCCGAGCCGCCGGGATGACGGTGGTGGCACGCACCGCCAGTGCGTTCGCTACCCGCCCGACAACGTCGAAAGAACTCTTTGTCGCAGTGCAATTGGTCGCGGTGCTGACTGCCTTCGGGCTCTTGGTGCACGCCGGGCGTCGCGTCGACCCTCCCGTGCGGTCCGCCGGAACGTCCCGTCGCACAGCGCACCTGGGCACGACGTGGGTGGACGTCGCGGTCATCGCGGTATTGCTCGGTTGGGCGGTCATCGGTCCGCTGTCCGTCGATGACGGCTGGGCCACCACGATCGCCCGCACCTACGCGGCGACGGGCAATGCCGGCAACTACTACCGCTGGTGGAACGCCTCGGAGGCACCGTTCGCGTTCAGTCAGCAAATACTCGCGACACTGACCCGCGTCAGCCTCCAACCCGTGTGGCTGCGGTTGCCGAGCACGCTGCTTGCCGTGGGCACGTGGTTCGTGCTCAGCCGGGGGGTGCTGCGCGCCGCCCTCCCCGCGGTGGCTGACACCGCCCGGATTCGGCTGCTGGCCGGGTTGTGTCTTCTGGTGGCCTGGCTGCCGTTCAACCTCGGGGAGAGACCCGAGTCGTACGTGGCCTTCGGGCTCACTGCCGTCGTGGGTCTGTTATGGCGGGCTCGTAGCCCGGTTGCGCTGGGCGGGGCGGCTCTCGTCATCGGGTTGACCGTCCCAATCAGTCCCACCAGTATCGTCCTCGCCGCACCCGTCGCCGTGTTCGCCTTCCGGGCGATCAAGATCCTGCACCGGACCGCGTCGACAACGTTGGAGCTGCTCGCTCGTGTGGTGCTTCTGGCCTGTGTCGCGTCAGTCGGGCTGACGGTCGTCTTCGCCGACCAGACGGTGGACGGCGTGATCACCGCAACCGATTGGCACACCTTCTTCGGGCCGTCGTTGCCGTGGTATGACGAACCCGATCGATACCGTTACCTGCTCGGGGAAGGCCAGCAGGGCAGTTTCGCGAAGCGTTCGTCCCTCCTGCTCGCACTTGCGTTGCTGCCTACCGTGGGGATGCTGTTCGCCAGGCGAAGCGAGCGCAGCGACGAGATGCGCTCTGCCGCCCGACTCGCCGCCGTGGTGGTCATCGCACTGGGGCTACTGTCGCTGGTGCCCTCCAAGTGGTCCTATCACCTCGGCGCACTGGCTGGACTGTTGGCGTCATTCATGGCGGTTTCCGTGGCGGCGTTGGTGATCCGCACCCGCATGCCGGTCGTCGATCGCAGCGCAGCGGTGATCGCGACGGTCGGCGGCGCGCTCATGGTGGCGGCGGCGTCGCTGGCGTTTGCCGGTGCCAATGCCTGGTGGTTGCCCGAGGTCGCCGACGTGCCATGGGCCGTCGGTCAGGTGCGTCCGTTCGGCGTGCCGCTGGACAGCGCACCGGTTTGGGTCGGCGTCTGGGTGTTGGCGCTCGCCGCGCTGGCCGCGATCTTCGCGCGCCGACGTACCGGCGCCGTCGTCCGCGCGCTTATCACGGCACCGGCGGTGTTGACGGTGCTGGCGGCGGCCACGGCGCTGCTGGTCCTGGTTTCCTCGTTCGTGGCGGCACCCATCCGGCGGCCGTCGGGCTCGCTGGCTGTGGCCAACCTGCGTTGGCTGGCCGGGCGTTCCGCTTGCGGGATTGCCGACGACGTCGAGGTGCTGCGCGACGACGAACCCCTGCGCCAGGCGAGCATGTTCGAAGACCTGGACGGTTTCGTAGCGCTGGGCGGGTTCGATCAAGACTGGCCGCCGCCGGACCCGCCCGGTTTTGGGGCGTCGACCGATCTGTGGGGCAGCCTTGTCGACGGCCGGCAGCACACGGCAACGATGACGAGCCCTTGGTTCATGTTGGCCCCGTTGGGTTCTGCCGAGGGGCTCTCGGTCTCAGTGTCCGGTCGTACTGACGGCGGCAACGAGGTGTTCTTCGAATTCGGCCGCAGCTCCGGGGATCGACCAGTCGGTGCGGCGCAATACGGCGTCACCGTGCTGGCCGACGTCGCCCCAAGCGACCGGGCGGTGCCAGCGGGCGGTCCTGAACGCCGGCTCTGGCGGACGGTCACGGTTGACGCCGCCCAACTGCCCGCAGGCGCCGACCGGGTCCGCATTCGGGCCAGGGACGCCGGGGACGACCCGGCTGCGGGGTTGGCGCTCACCGGTCCGCGGCGCCACACCGTGATCAGCTTGACCGACTTCCTGGCCGATCATGGCCCGGTGCTGGAGAGCTGGCCGCAGTCGTTCCTGCTTCCGTGCGTACACGACATCGCCGGAGTGGCCGATGGACTCGCGCGGACTCCCCGCGCGCTGATCGTTGCGTCCGGACCCTGGTTCACCCAGCCGAGCGACCAGCGGATCGGCGGAGTGTTCGCTGGGCTCGTGGCCTACGGCGGGCTCCACGAAGTGGCCACCCGACTCGCTGGCAACCCGGACATCGATTGGGGCAGACTGCTGCTCACCTCAGGATGGGCGCACCAAGACGCCTACCAACGCCGCAGCGTCGGCATTCAGAGGTCCGGCCACGAGGAGGGCAGACGCGTCTACCAGGCACAGCTACCGCCGTAG
- a CDS encoding peroxiredoxin-like family protein — translation MTTAEHRAISRQVAELRDHMAKQAGAEVLEVFATEQRDLEAAGVPGSVVGPGARFPSAELLGVDGTPVHSTDVLAGRSTVVVFYRGAWCPYCDIALRTYEQQLVPALQARGVNLVAISPQSPDGSISTKDANELSFTVVSDPGNHIAAALGILTAPTEPAQAAQAELGLDLRTVNADGTVALPMPTVAVVDADSVLRWIDVHPNYATRTEPEDIVAAVDRVVNGPSPTTATTPGLAPVVARMAAMADKLGVESVLVMRSDRDSMVVAATAGPASSFYRVGAAGQKAAAAPDRVPLYCERVVDGGEAIFVRDSRLDETFAGNEDEVEFGLSNYLGLPVRDPHGEIVGTVCVLDDHSRDYDENALRELDALRAEVETLIAANSSTLTP, via the coding sequence ATGACGACAGCTGAGCACCGCGCCATTAGCCGACAGGTCGCCGAACTGCGAGACCACATGGCCAAACAAGCAGGGGCTGAAGTGCTCGAGGTGTTCGCCACCGAGCAACGCGACCTCGAGGCTGCCGGGGTGCCGGGGTCGGTCGTCGGCCCCGGAGCACGATTCCCGTCGGCGGAGTTGCTCGGGGTGGATGGGACGCCGGTGCACTCGACGGATGTGCTCGCCGGCAGGTCAACTGTCGTGGTTTTCTATCGCGGGGCGTGGTGCCCGTACTGCGATATCGCGCTGCGCACCTACGAACAGCAGTTGGTACCGGCGCTTCAAGCGCGCGGTGTCAACCTGGTGGCGATCAGCCCCCAAAGCCCCGATGGCTCGATATCGACGAAGGACGCCAACGAGCTGAGCTTCACCGTGGTGTCTGATCCGGGCAACCACATCGCCGCCGCACTGGGGATCCTCACCGCACCCACCGAACCCGCGCAGGCCGCGCAAGCCGAACTGGGGCTTGACCTTCGGACCGTGAACGCCGACGGCACCGTTGCACTGCCGATGCCCACCGTGGCGGTCGTCGATGCGGACTCGGTATTGCGCTGGATCGACGTCCATCCGAACTACGCCACCCGCACCGAGCCCGAGGACATCGTTGCTGCCGTCGACCGCGTGGTCAACGGCCCGTCCCCGACGACTGCGACCACACCGGGTCTGGCCCCGGTGGTGGCGCGGATGGCGGCGATGGCCGACAAGCTCGGCGTCGAGTCGGTCCTGGTCATGCGATCCGATCGCGATTCCATGGTCGTCGCCGCGACTGCGGGCCCCGCTAGCAGCTTCTATCGGGTTGGAGCCGCCGGGCAGAAGGCCGCCGCGGCGCCCGATCGGGTGCCGTTGTACTGCGAACGCGTCGTGGACGGTGGTGAGGCGATCTTCGTTCGCGATTCCCGGCTCGACGAGACGTTCGCGGGCAATGAGGACGAAGTCGAGTTCGGCCTGAGCAACTATCTGGGTCTGCCGGTGCGCGACCCCCACGGCGAGATCGTTGGCACGGTATGTGTCCTCGACGATCACTCGCGCGACTACGACGAGAACGCGCTCCGCGAGCTCGACGCGCTGCGAGCTGAGGTCGAAACGCTCATTGCGGCTAACTCATCGACGCTGACGCCATAA
- a CDS encoding metallophosphoesterase family protein, translated as MNPQDPNGMTRRQLMRHSAWFGAAVVLTVAGGEVISHVAGSSGAADVAGSGRPTLRFAQISDSHIGFTGTANPDVAHTFTQAIDQVNNLGYVPDFVIHTGDLTHLATPEQFDQVKQMMTGIKTPHIFTVPGEHDTIDEGAKQYMQAFGAGSRGGGWYSFDTAGVHVIALVNTLNFKKLGHLGNDQLEFIEKDVASLSSDTPIVVFSHIPLFAMYPDWGWGTDDAAQALSYLKRFSSVTALNGHVHQLFSKTEGNVTFHSGTTTAFPLPHPGDGPAPKPVTLPADKLYDALGIREVSYTKGNDVLALKEQTLK; from the coding sequence ATGAACCCACAGGATCCCAACGGAATGACGCGACGTCAGCTCATGCGGCACTCGGCCTGGTTCGGCGCGGCCGTCGTGTTGACCGTCGCGGGCGGCGAGGTGATCTCGCACGTCGCCGGTTCGTCCGGAGCAGCCGATGTCGCCGGCTCGGGGCGGCCGACGTTGCGGTTCGCCCAGATCAGCGACAGTCACATCGGTTTTACCGGAACGGCCAATCCCGATGTCGCGCACACGTTTACCCAGGCGATCGACCAGGTCAACAACCTGGGCTACGTCCCGGACTTCGTGATCCACACCGGCGACCTCACGCATCTGGCGACGCCGGAGCAGTTCGACCAGGTCAAGCAGATGATGACCGGCATCAAGACGCCGCACATCTTCACCGTCCCCGGTGAGCACGACACCATCGACGAAGGCGCGAAGCAGTACATGCAGGCGTTCGGAGCGGGCAGCCGCGGCGGCGGCTGGTACAGCTTCGACACCGCGGGAGTGCATGTGATCGCTTTGGTGAACACGTTGAACTTCAAGAAGCTCGGGCATCTCGGCAACGATCAGCTGGAGTTCATCGAGAAGGATGTCGCTTCGTTGTCGAGCGATACCCCGATCGTCGTGTTCAGCCACATCCCGCTGTTCGCGATGTATCCGGACTGGGGCTGGGGGACCGATGACGCGGCCCAGGCGTTGAGCTACCTGAAGCGGTTCTCTTCGGTGACGGCGCTCAACGGACATGTGCACCAACTATTTTCGAAGACCGAGGGCAACGTCACGTTCCACAGCGGCACCACCACCGCCTTTCCGCTGCCGCACCCCGGCGACGGCCCCGCGCCGAAACCGGTCACGCTGCCGGCGGACAAGCTGTACGACGCCCTCGGCATCCGCGAAGTCAGCTACACCAAGGGCAACGATGTCCTCGCATTGAAGGAGCAGACCCTGAAATGA
- a CDS encoding cupredoxin domain-containing protein, with translation MPAMSGMPAASGSPAAAPSAPAAPAPNSPDALQINNFAFAPASLTVPVGTTVTWTNKDEEPHTVVSSDGSTFHSPGMGTGATYSFKFDKAGTFDYVCSIHPFMHGTVVVTQ, from the coding sequence ATGCCCGCCATGTCCGGCATGCCCGCCGCGTCGGGTTCACCCGCCGCCGCGCCGAGCGCGCCGGCGGCGCCAGCCCCGAATAGCCCGGATGCCTTGCAGATCAACAACTTTGCGTTCGCTCCGGCGTCGCTGACGGTCCCGGTCGGCACCACCGTCACCTGGACCAACAAGGACGAGGAACCGCACACCGTCGTGAGCAGTGACGGGTCGACGTTCCATTCGCCCGGGATGGGCACCGGCGCAACGTATTCGTTCAAATTCGACAAGGCGGGCACCTTTGACTATGTCTGCTCGATCCATCCGTTCATGCACGGCACCGTGGTGGTGACGCAATGA
- a CDS encoding Rieske (2Fe-2S) protein, translated as MNARGLRRYIDDLAAGRRPKSFQPDDFEADQIRTAIDLQAARMGADAPRQEFLSDLHSRLAAQMEGEQPTAEVRRLPTATRRQVMVGTSTAAAAAVTAVTVDRLVVRGDNTPANNTAAAGVLTPNDGSWQAVGKSSEVTEDGVMHPFEVGSVIGFVRRVDGQPAAVSGVCTHQGCKLWFDKPDDRLRCPCHSTSFSPEGQVLTHQLSISPAPLPKLEVREADGVIQVFAPVKPTETA; from the coding sequence ATGAACGCGCGAGGACTGCGGCGCTACATTGATGACCTCGCGGCCGGCCGTCGCCCAAAGTCGTTCCAGCCCGACGACTTCGAGGCCGACCAGATTCGCACCGCCATCGACCTGCAGGCTGCCCGGATGGGCGCCGATGCACCGCGTCAGGAATTCCTCAGCGACCTGCACAGCCGGCTCGCCGCCCAGATGGAGGGCGAGCAGCCGACGGCGGAGGTGCGCCGCCTGCCGACGGCCACCCGCCGCCAGGTGATGGTTGGGACGTCGACCGCGGCAGCGGCCGCGGTGACGGCGGTGACCGTCGACCGGCTCGTCGTTCGCGGCGACAACACCCCAGCCAACAACACCGCCGCCGCCGGTGTGCTCACCCCGAACGACGGCAGTTGGCAGGCCGTCGGCAAGAGCTCCGAGGTGACCGAGGACGGCGTCATGCACCCGTTCGAGGTGGGTTCGGTCATCGGATTCGTCCGCCGGGTCGATGGCCAGCCGGCGGCGGTGTCGGGGGTGTGCACGCATCAGGGGTGCAAGCTGTGGTTCGACAAGCCCGATGATCGGCTGCGCTGCCCGTGCCATTCGACGTCGTTCTCGCCGGAGGGACAGGTGCTGACCCACCAGCTGTCCATCTCGCCCGCGCCGCTGCCCAAGTTGGAGGTGCGCGAGGCCGACGGTGTGATCCAGGTGTTCGCGCCGGTCAAGCCCACGGAGACCGCCTGA
- a CDS encoding RNA polymerase sigma factor: protein MVEREPDAPRVLKAVPTERYADWEAVYQDNVTWVYRTIFARVGNRADAEDLTAEVFLAALKPLKITASVAEVRGYLRATARTVLAAHWRQTLGREITTIDGMELAAPENSEEAISTAPERVEEVLAALPDNYRRILELRFLHGRSIKDSATELGVSVANAKVLQHRALRLAAEVNQEDQR from the coding sequence GTGGTGGAGCGCGAGCCCGACGCACCCCGTGTTCTCAAGGCGGTGCCAACGGAGCGATACGCCGATTGGGAAGCGGTATACCAGGACAATGTGACCTGGGTGTACCGCACCATTTTCGCGCGTGTCGGCAACCGCGCCGACGCCGAGGACCTGACCGCCGAGGTGTTTCTGGCGGCGCTGAAGCCGCTGAAGATCACCGCGTCCGTCGCCGAGGTCCGCGGCTATCTGCGGGCCACCGCGCGCACCGTGCTGGCCGCACACTGGCGCCAGACGCTGGGTCGCGAGATCACCACGATCGACGGAATGGAGCTGGCCGCCCCGGAGAACAGCGAAGAAGCCATCAGCACCGCACCGGAGCGGGTCGAGGAGGTCCTAGCGGCCCTGCCGGACAACTACCGCCGGATCCTGGAACTGCGCTTCCTGCATGGCCGTTCGATCAAGGACTCAGCGACGGAGCTGGGTGTCAGTGTTGCGAACGCTAAGGTTTTGCAGCACCGGGCTTTACGCTTAGCAGCAGAGGTCAACCAGGAGGACCAACGATGA